A stretch of DNA from Halanaerobiaceae bacterium ANBcell28:
TTAAATGCTGGGCTGATATTGCCTTAGAATATAAAAGTGGCTTCAAAAGAGAACATAGAAAAGAAGCTTTTATAGAAAATGGTTATGATATAACTTCTGTATCGCAGAACCTAGTAGATATTATATTTAAATTATAGATTATTTTATTTATAATGTAGGAACATTATTAAAGCAAATATATTATAAGAATAGGAGAAAAGCATGAAAAAGATTCCCATAGATTATGTAATTGAGCCTATATTATTTATCTATATAATTAGTCTTTATTTATTAACATATAGACCAGGCTTAAATATGATAAGTAATGCTATAGCTGCTTTGCTAATAAGTATTATATGGGCTAATATTTTATTATCTAAGCGAAAGATTGTTATTAATAAATTTTTAGTATTATATTTCTTCTTTATTTTAAGTTGTTTAGCGTCAGCGTTATATGCAATTAATCAAGAAGTAGTTATAGTGTGGGTTAGAACTCTAGTATTAATATTTCTTCTTATGATATCTTTTATTAATTATATAGACTCACCTAAGAAATTATACAATTTTATGAGAAGTTATGCTTTATCAGGATTTATAGCGAGTGTTTATATATTATTAAATTCAGATTTCACACAAATAAGTAGATTAGGTGGGGATTTAGGAAATGTAAATACAATAGGAATGATAATTGGTATATCTTCAGCATTTTGTTTTTTCTTTATTTTAGAAGAAAAAAAGTTCTTATATTTACCTATTCTTTTGGTAAATATAATGATTATAATGTTAACTGGATCAAGGAAGGCATTGCTTTTTGTAATTATAATTATAGTAATAATGATGTATTCAAAAAATGTAATAGGAAAAGGGAGAAGGATTCAAGCTATTATAGCTATTTTGCTAATTGTTATAGTATTTTATTATACTGTTTCTAATGTGCCTTTTTTATATCAAGTTATGGGCCGGAGGATCAATAACTTATTTGACTTTGTTTTTGGTGATGGAACTACTGAAGGTTCTATGAATACTAGATATCATATGATAAGTTTAGGATTGTCATGGTTTAAAGATAGACCATTAACAGGTTATGGTATAAATAATTATAGATTTTTGTATGGCAACATAACAGGATGGTATACTTATTCTCACAACAATATAGTTGAACTTTTAGTTGGGGTTGGTTTTCTCGGTACAATCATATATTACTTGACAAATCTTATTCCTATTATAAAATTACTCAAAAACAAAAATAGTTCATATAGTATGATAAATTATACATTTTTATCAATAATAATTGGGTACTTACTAATGTCAGTGAGTTTGATTTATTATTATGATAAACATATAAGTATAATATTATCAGTTGCTTGTGTTATAGAAAGAATATATAAGACAAATAAAAAATAAAAGGTGATTGATATATATGATTCAAAAGATAATAAGAGCAATAAAAAACCCAAAATTAATAATATTATTTTTGATGGAAA
This window harbors:
- a CDS encoding O-antigen ligase family protein; the protein is MKKIPIDYVIEPILFIYIISLYLLTYRPGLNMISNAIAALLISIIWANILLSKRKIVINKFLVLYFFFILSCLASALYAINQEVVIVWVRTLVLIFLLMISFINYIDSPKKLYNFMRSYALSGFIASVYILLNSDFTQISRLGGDLGNVNTIGMIIGISSAFCFFFILEEKKFLYLPILLVNIMIIMLTGSRKALLFVIIIIVIMMYSKNVIGKGRRIQAIIAILLIVIVFYYTVSNVPFLYQVMGRRINNLFDFVFGDGTTEGSMNTRYHMISLGLSWFKDRPLTGYGINNYRFLYGNITGWYTYSHNNIVELLVGVGFLGTIIYYLTNLIPIIKLLKNKNSSYSMINYTFLSIIIGYLLMSVSLIYYYDKHISIILSVACVIERIYKTNKK